One stretch of Priestia megaterium DNA includes these proteins:
- the spoIIGA gene encoding sigma-E processing peptidase SpoIIGA, whose translation MPIYLDLIWMLNFGLDTILLMLCAVVLKRNYKWWRLLLGGFIGSLIVLLMFTPFSHLMVHPAIKILFSFFMVLMTFGYKRLRFFFENLLTFYFATFVVGGGLMGVHFLFQDQFLVLNQMVDTKSPQFGDPISWIFVLIGFPLLSYFSKTRVDDLRMKNITFDQLVDVEIILNEQTLSMKGLIDSGNQLVDPLTKTPVMIVTADSLKEILPEGLMELSKNVQSFSHSEDIDQEWYSKVRFVPYRSVGQANQLLLALKPDMVRLVHQSNTIEVTKVLVGISHTTLSVEKQYECIVHPKLIVIGEVSSAS comes from the coding sequence TTGCCAATCTATTTAGATTTAATATGGATGCTGAATTTTGGGTTAGATACGATTTTACTAATGTTATGTGCAGTTGTACTTAAACGGAATTACAAGTGGTGGCGGCTTTTGCTTGGGGGCTTTATCGGTTCATTGATTGTCCTTCTTATGTTTACGCCTTTTTCTCATCTTATGGTTCACCCTGCTATTAAAATTTTATTCTCTTTTTTTATGGTATTGATGACGTTTGGTTATAAACGACTGCGCTTTTTCTTTGAGAATTTATTAACGTTTTATTTTGCAACCTTTGTTGTGGGTGGAGGATTAATGGGCGTTCACTTTTTATTTCAAGATCAGTTCCTTGTTCTTAATCAAATGGTTGATACGAAATCTCCACAGTTTGGTGATCCTATTAGCTGGATATTTGTTCTTATCGGTTTTCCGCTATTATCTTATTTTTCAAAAACACGAGTTGATGATTTGCGAATGAAAAATATTACATTTGATCAGCTGGTAGATGTGGAAATTATTTTAAACGAACAGACGCTGTCGATGAAAGGACTTATTGATAGTGGAAACCAGCTTGTAGATCCGCTGACGAAAACCCCGGTTATGATTGTTACAGCAGATTCTTTAAAAGAAATATTGCCTGAAGGCTTAATGGAATTAAGCAAAAATGTCCAATCCTTTTCACACAGCGAAGATATTGATCAAGAGTGGTATTCAAAAGTCCGCTTTGTCCCTTATCGAAGCGTGGGCCAAGCCAATCAGCTTCTGCTTGCTCTAAAGCCAGATATGGTAAGGCTGGTGCATCAGTCCAACACGATTGAAGTCACTAAAGTATTAGTAGGTATTAGTCATACAACGCTTTCAGTGGAGAAGCAATATGAATGTATTGTTCATCCGAAGCTTATCGTTATTGGAGAAGTAAGTTCCGCATCGTAA
- the murB gene encoding UDP-N-acetylmuramate dehydrogenase, producing MEALVKELVEANIGKVRENEPLAKHTTMKIGGPADVLVEPDSVDHLKVTMDIIKKHGVKWRAIGRGSNLLVSDKGIEGVVIKLGAGLDDLTVDGETVTVGGGYPSIKLATVITKQGLSGLEFSSGIPGSVGGAVYMNAGAHGSDMSHVVEKALILFEDGTLEWLTNEELQFSYRHSILQKDRPGVCVEAVLRLKKGTKDDIVAVMQKNKDYRRETQPWNFPCAGSIFRNPLPNYAGDLIEKSNLKGFSVGGAQISEQHANFIVNTGDATASDVLNLIAHVKKTIKEKFDIDIHTEVEIIGR from the coding sequence ATGGAAGCGTTAGTAAAAGAGTTAGTCGAAGCGAATATTGGAAAGGTTCGTGAAAATGAACCGCTAGCAAAACATACAACAATGAAAATTGGTGGTCCAGCAGATGTGCTTGTAGAACCTGATTCTGTTGATCACTTAAAAGTTACAATGGATATCATTAAAAAACACGGCGTGAAATGGAGAGCGATTGGTCGAGGGTCTAATCTTCTTGTTTCTGATAAGGGAATTGAAGGTGTGGTCATTAAGCTCGGAGCCGGATTAGATGATTTAACAGTAGATGGAGAGACGGTTACTGTAGGTGGGGGATACCCTAGCATCAAGCTTGCAACAGTTATTACAAAACAAGGTCTGTCTGGATTGGAGTTTTCAAGTGGAATTCCTGGATCTGTGGGAGGCGCCGTTTATATGAATGCAGGTGCCCATGGTTCTGATATGTCTCATGTAGTCGAAAAAGCGCTGATTTTATTTGAAGATGGCACTCTGGAGTGGCTGACAAATGAAGAGCTTCAATTTTCGTATCGTCATTCAATTCTACAAAAAGACCGTCCTGGAGTATGTGTAGAAGCCGTGCTGCGTTTGAAAAAGGGAACGAAAGATGATATTGTGGCGGTCATGCAGAAAAATAAAGACTATCGCCGCGAAACACAGCCTTGGAATTTCCCTTGTGCAGGAAGTATTTTTAGAAATCCGCTTCCAAATTATGCAGGAGACTTAATTGAAAAGTCCAACTTAAAAGGTTTTTCAGTAGGCGGTGCGCAAATTAGTGAGCAGCATGCGAACTTCATTGTCAACACAGGAGATGCAACGGCTTCAGACGTGCTGAATTTAATTGCTCACGTTAAGAAAACAATTAAAGAGAAATTCGATATTGATATTCATACAGAAGTTGAGATTATCGGTCGCTAA
- the sigE gene encoding RNA polymerase sporulation sigma factor SigE, with product MATYRIRFQLWWYKLLIKLKLKTDEVYYIGGSEALPPPLTKDEEEVLLKKLPSGDEAARSLLIERNLRLVVYIARKFENTGINIEDLISIGTIGLIKAVNTFNPEKKIKLATYASRCIENEILMYLRRNNKIRSEVSFDEPLNIDWDGNELLLSDVMGTEEDIITKDLEANVDRKLLLKALHQLNDREKQIMELRFGLAGGEEKTQKDVADMLGISQSYISRLEKRIIKRLRKEFNKMV from the coding sequence ATGGCTACATATCGAATTCGATTTCAATTATGGTGGTACAAATTATTAATTAAACTTAAGCTAAAAACAGATGAAGTGTACTATATAGGAGGAAGTGAAGCTCTTCCACCACCTTTAACAAAAGATGAAGAAGAAGTGCTCTTAAAAAAACTTCCATCAGGAGATGAAGCAGCACGTTCATTATTGATTGAGCGTAATTTGCGACTTGTTGTTTATATTGCCCGCAAGTTTGAAAATACGGGAATCAACATTGAGGATTTAATTAGCATCGGCACCATCGGTTTAATTAAAGCAGTAAACACGTTTAATCCTGAAAAGAAAATTAAGCTAGCGACGTACGCCTCTCGCTGTATTGAAAATGAAATTTTAATGTATTTGCGCCGCAACAATAAAATTCGATCTGAAGTTTCATTTGATGAGCCGTTAAATATTGATTGGGATGGAAACGAACTGTTATTATCTGACGTGATGGGAACCGAAGAAGATATCATCACAAAAGACCTAGAAGCGAATGTAGATCGAAAACTTTTGTTGAAAGCACTGCACCAATTAAATGATCGGGAAAAGCAAATTATGGAGCTGCGCTTTGGGCTAGCCGGCGGAGAAGAAAAAACGCAAAAAGATGTAGCTGATATGCTAGGCATTTCTCAGTCTTATATTTCAAGGCTTGAAAAACGAATTATTAAACGGCTGCGAAAAGAATTTAATAAAATGGTTTAA
- the ftsZ gene encoding cell division protein FtsZ: MLEFDTSVDQLATIKVIGVGGGGNNAVNRMIEHGVQGVEFIAVNTDAQALNLSKAETKMQIGAKLTRGLGAGANPEVGKKAAEESKEQIQEALKGADMVFVTAGMGGGTGTGAAPVIAQIARELGALTVGVVTRPFTFEGRKRSTQAAGGIASMKEAVDTLIVIPNDRLLEIVDKNTPMLEAFREADNVLRQGVQGISDLIAVPGLINLDFADVKTIMSNKGSALMGIGIATGENRAAEAAKKAISSPLLETSIDGAQGVLMNITGGTNLSLYEVQEAADIVASASDQEVNMIFGSVINENLKDEIVVTVIATGFSDQDLSQPKPGRPSLSANRMPQSTQQPAPQPKREVKREEPVQQEYTRPSQPQSEDALDIPTFLRNRNRRR; encoded by the coding sequence ATGTTGGAGTTTGATACAAGTGTAGACCAATTAGCGACGATTAAAGTAATCGGTGTCGGAGGCGGCGGTAACAACGCGGTTAACCGAATGATTGAACATGGCGTCCAAGGTGTAGAATTTATTGCAGTTAATACAGATGCACAAGCATTAAATTTATCAAAAGCTGAAACAAAAATGCAAATCGGCGCTAAATTAACAAGAGGATTAGGTGCAGGTGCTAATCCAGAAGTTGGTAAAAAAGCAGCTGAAGAAAGTAAGGAACAAATCCAAGAAGCACTAAAAGGTGCAGATATGGTTTTCGTAACAGCTGGTATGGGTGGAGGAACTGGAACTGGTGCAGCTCCAGTCATTGCCCAAATTGCTCGTGAGCTAGGAGCACTAACGGTAGGTGTTGTTACTCGTCCGTTTACGTTTGAAGGCCGTAAGCGTTCTACTCAAGCGGCAGGCGGCATTGCGTCAATGAAAGAAGCAGTGGACACGCTGATTGTTATTCCAAATGATCGCTTATTGGAAATCGTTGATAAAAACACGCCAATGCTAGAAGCGTTCCGTGAAGCGGATAACGTATTGCGACAAGGTGTGCAAGGTATTTCAGATTTAATCGCAGTTCCTGGATTAATTAACTTAGACTTCGCTGACGTGAAAACAATTATGTCTAACAAAGGATCTGCACTTATGGGGATCGGTATTGCAACTGGTGAAAACCGCGCTGCTGAAGCGGCTAAAAAAGCTATTTCAAGTCCACTTCTTGAAACATCTATCGATGGAGCTCAAGGTGTATTAATGAACATCACAGGCGGTACAAACCTAAGTCTTTACGAAGTACAAGAAGCTGCAGATATCGTTGCTTCGGCTTCTGACCAAGAAGTGAACATGATCTTTGGATCTGTTATTAACGAAAACCTAAAAGACGAGATTGTTGTTACAGTTATTGCAACTGGCTTTAGTGACCAAGATTTATCACAGCCAAAACCAGGTCGTCCTTCGTTATCGGCGAATCGCATGCCGCAATCGACACAGCAGCCGGCCCCACAGCCGAAGCGTGAAGTAAAGCGTGAAGAACCTGTACAGCAAGAATATACGCGTCCATCTCAGCCACAGTCTGAAGATGCGCTAGATATTCCAACATTCTTACGAAACCGTAATCGTAGACGCTAA
- the murD gene encoding UDP-N-acetylmuramoyl-L-alanine--D-glutamate ligase encodes MKSVNTYQGKQVLILGLAKSGLAAAQLVKQLGAKVVVNDQKPYEENVAAQELEKTGIEVVCGHHPLELLDKADVIVKNPGIPYSNVLLQEALKRNIPILTEVELAYEISEAPFIGITGSNGKTTTTTLIYKMLEEDQKQPLIAGNIGTVACEVAQKATKDNVIVTELSSFQLMGIEKFRPKISLLLNLFDAHLDYHGTKEEYIKAKANLFNNQTSEDFAVINADDELVMKASADVKATKVPFSVTAQTTEGAYIKNETIFFKDEEVMSLKDVVLPGKHNQENILAAVSVVKLYGCSNEAIYRVLTTFAGVKHRVQYVTTINKRKFYNDSKATNMLATKVALSAFSQPTILLAGGLDRGNEFDDLKEEFKNVKAVITFGETAPKIERVSKEAGIQIVKRVDNVKQAVSEAYACSDEEDVILLSPACASWDQFKTFEERGDIFIESVHKLK; translated from the coding sequence ATGAAATCAGTCAATACGTATCAAGGTAAACAAGTACTTATTTTAGGATTAGCCAAGAGCGGTTTAGCAGCCGCTCAGTTAGTTAAACAGCTTGGTGCTAAAGTAGTCGTTAATGATCAAAAACCGTACGAAGAGAACGTAGCAGCACAGGAATTAGAAAAAACGGGCATTGAAGTTGTCTGTGGACATCATCCGCTTGAGCTTTTAGACAAAGCGGATGTTATTGTAAAAAACCCTGGGATTCCGTATTCAAATGTTCTATTGCAAGAAGCATTAAAGCGAAATATTCCGATTTTAACAGAGGTAGAATTAGCTTATGAAATTAGCGAAGCGCCTTTTATCGGAATTACGGGAAGCAATGGGAAGACAACAACAACAACGCTAATTTATAAAATGTTAGAAGAAGATCAAAAGCAGCCGTTGATTGCTGGAAATATTGGAACAGTAGCTTGTGAAGTGGCGCAAAAAGCAACAAAGGACAATGTAATTGTAACGGAGCTTTCTTCTTTTCAGCTGATGGGAATTGAAAAATTCCGTCCGAAAATCTCTTTATTATTGAATTTGTTTGATGCTCACTTAGACTATCATGGCACAAAAGAGGAATATATCAAAGCAAAAGCAAATCTCTTTAACAATCAAACAAGTGAAGACTTTGCCGTTATTAATGCGGATGATGAGCTAGTGATGAAAGCTAGTGCAGATGTTAAAGCCACAAAAGTACCTTTTTCTGTTACAGCTCAAACGACAGAAGGAGCGTATATTAAAAACGAAACGATTTTCTTTAAAGATGAAGAAGTGATGTCGTTAAAAGATGTGGTGCTGCCAGGCAAACATAATCAAGAAAACATTTTAGCAGCTGTATCCGTTGTGAAGCTGTATGGCTGTTCAAATGAAGCTATCTACCGCGTGCTCACAACGTTTGCTGGTGTTAAACACCGCGTTCAATACGTCACAACAATCAACAAACGTAAGTTTTATAATGACTCTAAAGCTACGAATATGCTTGCTACAAAAGTAGCTCTTTCCGCTTTTTCGCAGCCGACGATTCTACTTGCAGGTGGACTCGATCGCGGCAATGAGTTTGATGATTTAAAAGAAGAGTTTAAAAATGTGAAAGCTGTTATTACGTTTGGTGAAACGGCTCCTAAAATTGAACGCGTATCAAAAGAAGCGGGAATACAAATTGTAAAACGTGTCGATAATGTTAAACAAGCAGTTTCAGAAGCATATGCTTGTTCAGATGAAGAAGATGTTATTTTATTATCTCCTGCTTGTGCAAGCTGGGATCAATTTAAAACTTTTGAAGAACGTGGTGACATCTTTATTGAATCTGTGCATAAACTGAAATAA
- the spoVE gene encoding stage V sporulation protein E, translated as MSTKRSTPDFFLIIVTLSLLTIGLIMVYSASAVWATYKFNDSFFFAKRQLLFAGLGVCAMFVIMNIDYWMWRTWAKPIVIICFVMLVLVLIPGVGLVRNGSQSWIGVGAFSIQPSEFMKFAMIIFLAKYLSENQKKITSFRKGMLPALLLVFLPFGIIMMQPDLGTGTVLVGTCLVMIFVSGAKVSHFAGLGLLGVAGFVGLVLSAPYRIKRITSFLNPWEDPLGSGFQIIQSLYAIGPGGLLGLGLGQSRQKFFYLPEPQTDFIFAILAEELGFIGGTLVLLLFSLLLWRGIKVALGAPDLYGTFLALGIISMVAIQVMINIGVVTGLMPVTGITLPFLSYGGSSLTLMLAAVGVLLNVSRYSRY; from the coding sequence GTGTCGACAAAAAGGTCTACCCCAGATTTTTTTCTCATAATCGTTACGCTTTCCTTGCTAACCATCGGCCTTATTATGGTATACAGCGCAAGTGCGGTATGGGCTACATACAAGTTTAATGATTCTTTTTTCTTTGCTAAACGCCAGCTCTTATTTGCAGGGCTTGGAGTATGCGCGATGTTTGTCATCATGAATATTGATTATTGGATGTGGCGTACGTGGGCGAAGCCAATTGTAATCATTTGCTTTGTTATGCTGGTACTTGTATTGATTCCGGGAGTAGGGCTAGTACGGAATGGGTCGCAAAGTTGGATAGGAGTTGGAGCGTTTTCGATTCAGCCTTCAGAATTTATGAAGTTTGCTATGATTATATTTTTAGCGAAATATTTATCAGAAAACCAGAAGAAAATTACATCCTTTAGAAAAGGAATGTTACCGGCATTATTGCTGGTTTTCTTACCATTTGGCATTATTATGATGCAGCCGGATTTAGGAACTGGAACGGTCCTTGTTGGAACTTGTTTAGTCATGATTTTTGTTTCAGGAGCAAAAGTAAGTCACTTTGCAGGTCTGGGATTGCTTGGCGTTGCCGGTTTTGTAGGGCTTGTTTTATCGGCTCCTTATCGGATTAAACGCATCACCTCATTTTTAAATCCTTGGGAAGATCCGCTTGGAAGCGGGTTTCAAATCATTCAATCTCTTTATGCAATTGGGCCGGGGGGATTGCTTGGATTAGGGTTAGGGCAAAGTAGACAAAAGTTCTTTTATCTGCCGGAGCCTCAAACTGATTTTATTTTTGCTATTCTAGCAGAAGAGCTCGGTTTCATCGGTGGAACGCTTGTTCTGCTTTTGTTTAGCTTATTGCTTTGGAGAGGAATTAAAGTAGCGCTCGGAGCACCTGATCTTTACGGAACGTTTTTAGCCTTAGGAATTATTTCAATGGTCGCGATTCAAGTCATGATTAATATAGGCGTGGTAACAGGTCTTATGCCTGTTACGGGAATTACGCTTCCATTTTTAAGTTACGGCGGATCATCGCTGACGCTCATGCTGGCAGCAGTTGGAGTTTTGTTAAATGTTAGTAGATATTCTCGCTATTAA
- a CDS encoding cell division protein FtsQ/DivIB, producing the protein MEKGKLIVLEDRVPKLQEQRKQKANRRLILYLSLFFILILFIVYSQSSLSNVSNIEVQGNKHVSDKDIVKASGLSKKTSYWKADADQIQEKVEKNPEVKEAVIHKTFPNKVVIDVKEYARIAYVTSGNKYFPVNENGKVLKEVSAKKVSSDAPLLIDWKDGDAIQSMVQELAKTPKSIKGAISEIYYAPTKSEPLHIEVFMNDTREVSGKISNFSDKIVHYPAIASKLSDDQKGIIDLEEGYAFKPYKKSKQ; encoded by the coding sequence ATGGAAAAAGGTAAGTTAATTGTTTTAGAAGATCGTGTACCGAAGCTGCAAGAACAGCGAAAGCAAAAAGCAAATAGACGGCTTATTTTGTATTTATCACTCTTTTTCATCCTTATTTTATTTATTGTATATTCTCAATCTTCTCTGAGTAATGTTTCTAACATTGAAGTACAAGGGAATAAACATGTAAGTGATAAGGATATTGTCAAAGCGAGTGGTCTGTCCAAAAAAACCAGCTACTGGAAAGCTGATGCTGATCAAATTCAAGAAAAAGTCGAAAAAAACCCTGAGGTAAAGGAAGCTGTCATTCACAAAACATTTCCTAATAAGGTCGTAATCGACGTAAAAGAGTACGCAAGAATTGCATATGTAACCTCGGGGAATAAATATTTCCCTGTGAATGAAAATGGAAAAGTTTTAAAAGAAGTGAGTGCTAAGAAAGTGTCATCCGACGCTCCGTTGCTAATTGACTGGAAAGATGGAGACGCTATACAAAGCATGGTTCAAGAATTAGCTAAAACGCCTAAGAGTATAAAAGGGGCTATTTCTGAGATTTACTATGCGCCGACAAAATCAGAACCTCTTCACATCGAGGTATTTATGAATGATACGCGTGAAGTAAGCGGGAAAATTAGCAACTTCTCTGATAAAATTGTTCATTACCCAGCTATTGCAAGTAAATTGAGTGATGATCAAAAAGGTATTATTGATTTAGAAGAAGGATACGCATTTAAACCTTATAAAAAGAGCAAGCAGTAA
- the mraY gene encoding phospho-N-acetylmuramoyl-pentapeptide-transferase produces MLEQSILLTIGVAFLITVVLSPIFIPFLRRLKFGQSIRDEGPKSHQKKSGTPTMGGIMILLSIIVATLIMVNQYAELTYKTVLLLFVTIGFGLLGFLDDFIKVVLKRNLGLTSKQKFLGQVVISIIFYFIARQFEFSTEVMIPGIKDPIDLGWFYVVFLIIWLVGFSNAVNLTDGLDGLVSGTSAIAFGAFAVLAWNAEQFELSIFSVAVVGAVLGFLVFNAHPAKVFMGDTGSLALGGAIATVAVLMKMEFLLVIIGGVFVIETLSVIIQVASFKTTGKRVFKMSPLHHHYELSGWSEWRVVMTFWAVGLLFAMLGIYIEVWI; encoded by the coding sequence GTGCTAGAACAATCAATTTTATTGACAATCGGCGTAGCCTTTTTGATTACGGTTGTATTGTCGCCGATTTTTATTCCCTTCTTAAGAAGATTAAAGTTTGGTCAAAGTATTCGTGATGAAGGCCCGAAATCTCACCAGAAAAAATCAGGTACACCTACAATGGGCGGTATCATGATTTTATTATCTATTATTGTGGCAACTCTTATTATGGTCAATCAATATGCAGAACTTACATATAAGACGGTTCTATTATTATTTGTCACAATCGGATTTGGTTTATTAGGATTTTTAGATGATTTTATAAAAGTAGTGTTAAAGCGTAACCTTGGATTAACATCTAAACAAAAGTTTTTAGGTCAGGTTGTCATTTCAATTATTTTTTACTTTATTGCAAGACAGTTTGAGTTTTCAACTGAAGTGATGATTCCAGGAATTAAAGACCCAATCGATTTAGGTTGGTTTTATGTTGTTTTCCTCATCATCTGGCTTGTTGGTTTTTCAAATGCGGTCAACTTAACGGATGGATTAGACGGACTTGTATCTGGTACAAGTGCGATTGCTTTTGGTGCATTTGCAGTTCTTGCCTGGAATGCAGAGCAGTTTGAACTATCTATTTTCTCAGTTGCTGTAGTAGGAGCTGTGTTAGGGTTTTTAGTTTTTAATGCCCATCCTGCAAAAGTATTTATGGGAGATACGGGTTCTTTAGCGCTAGGAGGAGCTATCGCTACGGTGGCTGTCTTAATGAAAATGGAATTCTTGCTTGTTATTATCGGTGGTGTGTTTGTCATTGAAACATTATCGGTTATTATTCAAGTCGCATCTTTCAAAACAACAGGAAAACGTGTGTTTAAAATGAGCCCGCTTCATCACCATTACGAGCTAAGCGGCTGGTCGGAATGGCGCGTAGTTATGACTTTTTGGGCTGTAGGACTATTATTTGCAATGCTTGGAATTTATATCGAGGTGTGGATTTAA
- the ftsA gene encoding cell division protein FtsA, translated as MNSNEIYVSLDIGTSSVKVIIGEMSNDSLNIIGVGNVKSHGLKKGSIVDIDATVQSIRKAVEQAERMVGITIKKVVVGISGNHVFLQDCHGVVAVSSENREITNEDIHRVIDAAQVMSIPPDREIIDVIPKQFIVDGLEGINDPRGMIGVRLEMEGTIITGSRTVLHNLLRCVERAGLEISDICLQPLAAGSIALSRDEKNLGVALVDIGGGSTTVAIFDQGHLKVTNVLAVGGEHITKDLSIGLRTSTEDAENIKIKHGHAFYDHASEEEVFSVPIIGSDQHQQFNQLEISDIIEARLEEILDMITQEINRLGYKDIPGGFVLTGGVVAMPGILELAQVILKNNVRIAVPDYIGVREPHYTTGVGLIKFAYKNAKIQGREIGAPVVEEEPIEQEMIKPSPKPQQPQQSAEQPKKKNDQNLMKKFFGYFFD; from the coding sequence ATGAACAGCAATGAAATATACGTTAGTTTAGACATCGGTACATCCAGTGTGAAAGTAATCATCGGAGAGATGAGTAACGATTCATTGAATATCATTGGTGTAGGGAATGTTAAATCACACGGACTAAAAAAAGGTTCTATCGTTGATATAGATGCAACAGTTCAATCTATTAGAAAAGCAGTAGAACAAGCTGAACGAATGGTAGGCATTACAATTAAAAAGGTTGTAGTAGGCATAAGCGGAAATCATGTATTTTTACAGGATTGTCACGGAGTAGTAGCCGTTTCAAGCGAGAATCGTGAAATTACAAACGAAGATATTCATCGAGTAATTGATGCTGCTCAAGTCATGTCTATCCCGCCAGATCGTGAAATCATTGATGTTATTCCAAAGCAATTTATTGTAGATGGCTTAGAAGGTATTAACGATCCTAGAGGTATGATTGGGGTACGTTTAGAAATGGAAGGCACAATCATAACAGGATCTAGAACGGTTTTACATAACTTATTACGCTGTGTAGAAAGAGCTGGTTTAGAAATCAGTGATATTTGTTTACAGCCTCTAGCCGCTGGTTCAATTGCATTATCTCGTGATGAAAAAAACTTAGGTGTCGCACTGGTAGATATCGGTGGAGGTTCAACAACGGTTGCGATCTTTGACCAAGGACATTTGAAAGTAACAAATGTACTAGCTGTTGGCGGAGAGCACATTACCAAGGATTTATCTATTGGCCTTCGCACATCGACTGAAGATGCGGAAAATATTAAGATAAAGCATGGACATGCTTTCTACGATCATGCTTCTGAAGAAGAAGTATTTAGTGTACCGATCATTGGAAGCGATCAGCATCAGCAGTTTAATCAGCTCGAAATCTCTGATATTATTGAAGCTAGATTAGAAGAGATTTTAGATATGATTACGCAGGAGATAAATCGCCTAGGATACAAAGATATTCCAGGAGGATTTGTTTTAACAGGCGGAGTAGTAGCGATGCCTGGTATTCTTGAGCTAGCTCAAGTGATTTTAAAGAATAACGTGCGCATAGCAGTGCCTGATTATATTGGAGTACGTGAGCCGCATTATACAACAGGCGTAGGATTAATAAAATTTGCATACAAAAATGCTAAAATACAAGGCCGGGAAATTGGAGCGCCAGTTGTGGAAGAAGAGCCGATTGAGCAAGAAATGATCAAACCTAGCCCGAAACCACAGCAGCCGCAACAATCAGCTGAGCAGCCGAAAAAGAAAAATGACCAAAATTTAATGAAGAAGTTTTTTGGATACTTCTTTGATTAA
- the sigG gene encoding RNA polymerase sporulation sigma factor SigG, with the protein MTRNKVEICGVDTSKLPVLKNEEMRKLFKQMQAGDGTAREKLVSGNLRLVLSVIQRFNNRGEFVDDLFQVGCIGLMKSIDNFDLSQNVKFSTYAVPMIIGEIRRYLRDNNPIRVSRSLRDIAYKALQVRERLMSETSKEPTAEEISKVLEVPHEEIVFALDAIQDPVSLFEPIYNDGGDPIYVMDQLSDERNRDSTWIEEIALQEGMRRLNEREKLILRKRFFQGKTQMEVAEEIGISQAQVSRLEKAAIKQMNKNIQS; encoded by the coding sequence TTGACAAGAAATAAAGTAGAAATTTGTGGAGTAGATACTTCGAAACTTCCCGTATTAAAAAATGAAGAAATGCGAAAGTTGTTTAAACAAATGCAGGCTGGAGATGGAACAGCAAGAGAAAAGCTAGTAAGCGGAAATTTACGTCTCGTACTCAGCGTGATCCAACGTTTTAACAATCGTGGAGAATTTGTTGATGACTTATTTCAGGTTGGGTGTATTGGATTAATGAAATCCATTGACAATTTTGATTTAAGTCAAAACGTGAAGTTTTCTACATATGCTGTCCCAATGATTATAGGGGAAATTCGCCGCTATTTACGTGACAATAATCCAATCCGTGTTTCTCGTTCCCTTCGTGATATTGCTTATAAAGCTCTTCAAGTTCGTGAAAGGCTTATGAGTGAAACATCCAAGGAACCTACAGCTGAGGAAATTTCAAAAGTCCTAGAAGTCCCGCATGAAGAAATTGTGTTTGCTTTAGATGCTATCCAAGATCCGGTTTCTCTATTTGAACCTATTTACAATGATGGTGGAGACCCAATCTATGTCATGGATCAGCTAAGCGATGAACGCAATCGTGATTCAACTTGGATTGAAGAAATTGCTTTGCAAGAAGGTATGAGAAGATTGAACGAGCGAGAAAAACTAATTTTACGAAAGCGCTTCTTTCAAGGTAAAACACAGATGGAAGTTGCTGAAGAAATTGGTATTTCTCAAGCGCAGGTTTCTCGTTTAGAAAAAGCTGCTATTAAACAGATGAATAAAAATATTCAAAGTTAA